The genomic stretch tctggaagaaattcgagaaggtcagaagactgatgtcgaattggttgataagttgactctgattaaccaaggcaagggaggtgaattcagaatcgacgagaacggtATTATGAAGTTTggcaatcgtgtttgtgttcctgatgcttccgaattgaggaagagtattctcgaagaaggacatcgtagtggattgagtattcatcctggtgctaccaagatgtatcatgacttaaagaagctgttttggtggcctggaatgaaaaaggaaatagctgaatttgtctatgcttgtttgacttgccagaagtcaaagattgagcattagaagccgtatggagctatgcaaccgttatttattccggaatggaagtgggatagtatatctatggattttgctTCTGGTTTGCCAAagacggtgaagaactatgaagccatttgggttattgtagacaggttgacgaagtctgctcactttataccaatgagaatggattatccgatggagaagctggctcaattgtatattgagaagatagtgagtttacatggtattccttcgagtatcgtgtcatacagagatccaaggtttacgtccaaattctgggaaggtttgcagaaggctttgggtactaagctgagactgagtcctgcttatcatccgcagacggatggacagacggaaagaactattcaatcactagaagatttgttgcgtgcttgtgtgttggaaaaaggcggtgcttgggatagttatctacccttgatcgaatttacctacaataatagttttcactcgagtattggtatggctctgtttgaagctttgtatggtcggaggtgtaggacgcctttatgttggtatgaatctggtgaaagtgctgTGATAggaccggaaattgttcaggagacgacagaaaagattaagatgattcaggagaaaatgaaggcttctcagagttgTCAAaaaagttatcatgataagaggtggagaacacttgaatttcaagaaggagatcacgtattcatgagagttactcctatgactggtatcggacgagctctaaagtcaaagaaattgactccgcattttattggtccgtttcagattacggaaagagtaggggaagtggcgtatcgcattgcgttgccaccgacgcttgctaatctgcatgatgtattccatgtgtcgcagttgaggaaatacattgccgatccatctcatgtgatccaagtagatgatgtacaggtaaaggataatctgacagttgaaactttgcctatgagaattgaagatcggaaggtgaaacaattgcgtggcaaggaaatagcgttggtcagagtagcttggggaggactagccggtggaaatgttacgtgggagttggagagccagatgaaggactcctacccggaactctttgcctaaggtatgtttttgaggacgaaaacttttctagtgggggagagttgtaacactccataaaattctttatttaaattaattaatttttggattaaatattagaattatttgagttaattgagaaaaatggaataatgaggctaatgggccagtgtcgcttttagtagaagggggtgtcagttgtgaagcccattactaatgataaacttattttcataaaatagaaaaaaaaaaggaattgtgggaagagaaccaaaagggataagagaagtctgaacgtgaaagagcagagaagcgaggaagtgcgacgcgagaaagaacgaagaatcaaccttcaggtaaggggggactcttccgtttaacttctattatgggattatagatagtAGGATAGATTGAGCATGTTGTTGGATTCAATTGGGTTATGTTTAAGTTTTAGGATGTTAGGTTTTGGAagatttgttgaattgtttgtgtTGATTGTGTATGGTAGTGTTTGGGTGTTTGAAATGAGTTATGAACAtgccaaattgtgtttgttgATGCTGTTTGATGTTGCAATACATTATGGTGCGTTTTGGTGTGGTTTGGAATTGGTACAGGTGCtgtaaaaatggtgattttgggttgcagactcgaagtaatcggttaccaaagGGTGGGTAATCGATTACTCATAGTAAAAACAGCAGGGATGACATTTTAGGagtcggtaatcggttaccgaaagggcagtaaccgattacccatacaaaaaacagcgTGATGGTCATTTTTGAaagtcagtaaccggttaccctggtttcagtaaccggttaccactgaagctttttgaaaaattattttattttctaaaacccatatctttcaaaccgtaagtcggattttagtgccgttttgagcaCGGTAAAGCTAATTAAATGATCTATacaataaaatggtgttttgagtcgtgattcgattttatttttaaaacactcgattttatttggttgtgatggtttatgcgtacaggtaCATAGGTGAATGCCTTATCTGTTACAATGTCGTGGTTGTGATTGATGATTATTATACATATATTGCTGATGTTAAATATATGTTgtgatggttgagaaatagcatgacTATGTGTGGCTATTGTTTGTTGCATTGGTCGATGATTATGATATTCAGttgattggtgttgatgattagcatgttgtatgtgatgcatgcatttcataatcatgttttgggctgtatcccttatggtggtgggacagcggtagctaattcccattgtgcggaattagtgagagaagtagccgaatctttatggtggtggatcggtgagatgggttatcccatgattggtaccacatgcatatagttgcattgcattaggctacttgtattattataacatgaatggaagattgtccaatgttataatatgtgatgattgtgtaagtgttgtgattaattatgttgtggtggatctgatcataactgtaattgggtgaataatatgtgattgatattctattatttatatcttataacattggttaaatgcgaatgagactcacccttactgttgttatttttcagattgaggagtagcttttgtacttggtgaggattagctcgtcaagtagttcgttagagtcagttgggtccgtgtcatgctctggtcgtgtaacactgggaacgttatttAGGAATAACTGATAAActcttgttttgtttatggttttgtGGTTGGATTACGAGTCGCCGACTccggatgtttgattattcagttgttaagaatattccgctgtgttaacatgctatttgaataatttttggtttattgttccttttatggcatgacatgaatattggttcattttattggagttgtaataccctttttcatgttttactctgattaatgttaattttccgcggggtttagaagggtgttacatatgtAATGCCCCATACTGCATTCAGGATTATCGATTGACTCCACAAACCAACAccggtcttttcagcatgctttgtccTAACTCACGCATTTTTTGGGAAACTTcctagaaggtcacccatccaaatacCACTCCAagccaagcacgcttaactgtgaatTTCTTATCTGTTATGCTActaaaaagaagatgcatcttgttggtataggtagtaccaatcaatcATTATAAGCTTTACTTCAATCATGCAGTCACATACCTGCacagcctcaggatccctctcattccaatGTGAATTCAGTGACCACTTCTCACCCTATTTGGCCTTGGGAGTGTCTTATTATCATGCCCTGTTCACCGAAAACCACTCTCTTCCCTCGTTGGTTTCGGGTGTTACATGCCTTCCAACTTCCGTTTGGTTCGTCCCTggaccacatcgtactgggaaaGATctagctctgataccatttgtaacgcctcaGACTGCATTCACGATTACCGACTGATCCTACAAACTAACACAAGTCTTTTCAACATGTTTTTTCCTCACTCACGCGCTTTTTGAGAAAATTCCCAGAATgtcacccatccaaatactactcaaAGCCAAGCATACTTTATTGTGGAGTTCTTATTTGCTAGGCTACCaaaaacaagatgcatcttcctTTCGGTAGCCTAAAAGATAAAAACTttatagttaagcgtgcttgacttggaatAGTATTTGGATGGTTGACCTTCTAGAAAGTTTCTCGAAAAGCATGCAAGTGAggacaaagcatgctgaaaagacacgTGTTGGTTTATGGAGTCTCTCGATAATCTTGAAAGCAGTCTTGGGTGTTACCGTGTACATGGTCCTTGATCAGGCAGTGAGCCATGCAAAAGGATTATGCCCTAACATTCATATTCCTATTGAAGAAGTGGACCTTTTAAGGAGACTCCAGAGGGTGATTAGTGTACGTCATCTCCGGGCACCGAAGCTTGATTATTTCCATTTTCTTATAATATGTGtcacacttttgtgctttagttATATTAACAAtacttatatataaatatactttAAAATCAATGATTTGGAGTTTTTTTAGTTTTGTAATATGGATATGTATTTGGCTCCTCTTTATTATCGCTTTACACTTCTGATTGGTTACGAGTTATTATTGCGCCAAGGCTTGctcattatccatgcaatttaaaatttgttttccTCGTGGGAGATTTAGATTTTACCTTCCTCAAAGGCGTCTCTAGTGTCCATCGGACAACCGTAAGTCGGCTCCATGGCGACTACACGATGTTGCCTGCTTTAGGTGTGAGAACCCTCACGTTTTTGCCTTTAGGAGGAGTGCCTCGTTAAGTCGGGGTATTTGTTGTGCTCCTTAAACTATGTAGTCTTAATCGGATTTTTGTTGTTACTAGCTCTAATTTAGAAAAGTTATAGTTCTTTCTCCATGTCGCTAGGAACCGTCCCTAGCCAAAGTTAAGGTTCTTGTTCCTTCCCCTAGGATTGATCTGGTTCGGGTGGATAACTTCAGACTCCACCACCAACGCTCTTAGAGTGGctagttcctaagaagggtgtGCTAACTACATTGAGAAGAGTGTTTGTTAAAGGTAAATTATGTTTGAAAATAGTGACTTATGCCATCCTACATGGAATTCACAACATTTTTGTGGTTGTAGTGTTTAACATTTTTCATATTAATTATTGGCATAGTGAATCAGTTTTACAGAGTACTTAATTTATAAAAAGATTTATAAGGATATTTTATTTTCCCTTTTTATCGCATATTCTTTGGCTGACCAGGGCATCTACAAAGACAGATGGAGCTTTGGTCTGCCTCAGATTCATATGAGCATCCTTAGCTTACAAGCACTATGAGATGGTCAACACCTTTGTAAATGACACATGTTGACGACCGCAGATACCTTGGCGCAACTAGACTGTCTCTAAGAATATATTAGCATTGTACTTTGGGTTCTTTGCTTCCTTTCACTTTGGGGGTACATACTCACCACAATCTTTCAAAGCAAAACACACGGCGTGTCTATAGAAGACATGAGAGTTGGCCCCTTAGCGTATGATTGGATTTTGCCAGAACCGAGAGGATAGTCGCACGGAGATGAGTTTTCTTAAGGAATTCTTCGTTGAAACCTTCCTTGGTATATATTGATTAAACATGGTTTCTTTCCTTCGCCAAATTGTCTCCTTACGGGACAAAAGATTTGGGCAGGGAGTTAAATGAGAGTGTCGAGCGGAGGCGTCTTTGAGGGTGCTCTACTTCTACGTTAGTGGGAACTCGAGGTGTCTTTCCCCCGCGTATCCACCCCTACAAGGGGTGTGAACTCCATCATTCTAGAGTGACCTACACAATTACAAAAGACCAAAGAATTTATGTCATCCTATTTATCTGATTCTGGTCTTCAGAGACCTGATAGTTTGATTGCATTGTATTGGAAATTATTGCCCAGAGTCTATTGCAAATGAGGTATCTCGTAAAGGATTTCATTGGTGGCGGGATTTACCGCAATCTCTAGTAGATTCGTGGTTACGATCCTTGGTACTTCCCCGTTCTTCAAACATATTCTTGTGCGAACATCTTTGTTCCTCGACTCAGTGTCAAATAGCCTAATGGAATAGGTATTTTAGCGACAAATCGCCACTGAGAGTAACCGTGTTGTGGATCTTAGTGATGAGAATAACATGTGGTAAAGTAGAATTAGAATATCTAACACTTCGTGCAGTGGCAACATATAATATTATTCACGGTGGTAACCGCTTCAACCGCCGATAATTCTACAATTGGAGTTTGGTTTGTCGTCTCGAGATCTATGAGCTCTGGTGTGACACGATCATCATTGTGATCTAGTAATTCTGACACGATATGATCTTCATTCTTCATTCGGAGGTCCTTTGCCACATGGAGAAGTTCCTCTAGTAATGAGTCCACACCAAGAGTTGCTACGGACATGCCATATCCTCAAAGTCATCATGGTGAGGATTGCGTTGGTAATGGATACTTGAGGTGAAGCGAGACTGTAAGATTGATCGGTGAATCAAAGAGCCAACGCGAGAAGGTGGAAAACGTAGGAATCAGAAGTCGCTTACCACAGACGGCGACAATGTTTTCTCTTGGAACTAGAATTGAATGTAATCAATTGATGCAAAATCTTGAATCGATGGTGCTGACCTTTGATATAGCGGCACGAGGGTGGACCtacaaggttagcactccaacaccCTAATCAATTCAACATTCAAGATGAGTGTAATGAAAAGTGGAGATTAGAAAGTGTAACTTATATTTCATGTGAGATGACTTTTATATCTTCGATCATGTAGAATAAATTTACATTAATTTGAGCCTCAATGATTTCGCCCTTTGGCTGGccgaaaatattttatataaccaCACTTATCTCATTACTTGGTTGCATTGTATTTTTTCACATTATTGTAATTATGTAGATAGGAACAtggtaaaaaaaaatatgaacttCAAAAAATAGTTAAATGCTTTATATAACCCAACTAATTCACTTAActcctaatttaattaaaattttaatttaatttataaataattaaatttaatttgatcATAAGAAAATTATTAACCCTGCTAACTTCATTAAtgatgattttatttattaaaatttatggtTTCCTTATCATTGatgatttatatatttgttttgaatttcaactaaaaataatttccatcttttattttgttaatatGGAACTCATGACCATATAAATTAATCAGGATTTTTGGATTTAGAGAAAAAACAATTTTGCAGACAATTATTTGTTTGATGCGAAAAGTCCTTTAAATATTTTGgtcttatttgaaaataaaatgttttCTTTATCATGTATTTAATTGATAACAATTATTACTATTTCTCTTAATCCTTTTTAAATATGGTCTTTTAATCAAAAATAATACAATCTTGTTTGAAAGATATATAATGAGTCtttcaacaaaatattaaaatttgttaaaCCGTCTTGGAACAAAGATTTCAACACCTTAGTCGACAAATAACCTTAGACAATTTTTTTACACCCATATAGAATGAAAAATATCCTTGAAAACTTCAAAATattcttcggagatgcatctctaaagTCATCCATTATTAAATTTTCAataatttcggatatgcatatccgaagttaCCAAGAAATTGTTTCCagcaaatgccccctgcatgtcaTGGTTGATGATACTATATCTGGTCATGCATAACCCGCCAAGTCTGGAACCAACTACAATGTCATTAAACCACTGAGCCCGTGGtttaaacaaatcaaatatttttcgcGCATGGTTCACAGAGTTTATGGTTGTCCGTTCCtatcacaataaaaaaaatagtgttaGTTAAACCGTTTAAAGAAAGTGcaataaaaacaacaataaaaaactgGTTAAAATAGAAAGTGCAATAAAAAAACAACCTCACAATCCCAAACTCGTCGAGCGACATGGTCATGATAGAAAATCAACATAGATGTGTCTGAAGGCCCTCCCGGGTAGTCCTCCTCCCCCGCGTCTTGAGCATCATCCTCGTCGTGCTCAGGGTGAACATCGGCTATCTCCTCCTCCTCATGTCCCACCTCCTCCTCACGTACCTCTTCCTCACGAGAGGAAGACGTCCGAGATAGCCGACTCCTCGATGCAGATGAAGATCTTGCAGGCACGTAATCCATTTGGACTGGTACTTAGACTTGACCTCGTCCTCGAGTCACTGCTTAATGTGCAACTCTCTTGCGCCGAGCTGAGGCTGTTTGTGTCTCCCTCACGTGTCTAAGTCAAGCGGCCGGTGCCTGGTTGCCtgccattttcctgaaaaaatgCAATCGATAAGACTTTGAaacaaatttgaaattaaaaaaaaaaacagttcagACCATATTTCGAAAGTTCATATCTAAAACTGGTTATAGGtgatttcagaaatgcactttcaaAAACACATGCGAACAACCATTTTTGGCAGACCACCATTTCTTGCCCTAACTCGGTTCAAATCCAATTTTTATCAACTAAACACTATCATTGACCTACAATAACTTCACCTTACAACATTTTTCTAATTTCTAACCGCCCTAATAACATTTCCAAGCTAGAGTTCAAAGTTATGGAAACTTACAATTTGTTGAAGCTTTGAGTAGATGTTGAATGGAGCTTTGAATGCTTATCAATGTTTGGAAGGAGATGTAGAGTAAGAATACTTTGAATACAAGTTGGCACAAATGAGTTTGTGTGAAAAAAGTTTGTTTTGAGAAGAATGAAAGTGAAGGGATGTCTGTTTGGGTTTTGTAAAAACCGCAataattttcggagatgcatatctgtaATACCTCGATTCTTTGACACTGATAATTATCATCTAATTGGTTAAATGATAGTTAGTGGACATATTGATCTTATTCCATATTAATCTAAGAAGCATTACTAAGAGAGTAAGTGGATTAGTTAGAACCCAACAAGGTGGCATCTTGGTAATTATAGCTTAGTTAGAGGGCATAATGGACATTTGTTTCTAGTTGCATGGGAACATAAGGGCATGTTTGGTGGTAGAGTCATACAAGCCAAATTTATGAaggaaagagagagatagagctTATGAGCAAAAGAGGAAAGAAGCTCATA from Vicia villosa cultivar HV-30 ecotype Madison, WI unplaced genomic scaffold, Vvil1.0 ctg.000025F_1_1, whole genome shotgun sequence encodes the following:
- the LOC131622180 gene encoding uncharacterized protein LOC131622180, which gives rise to MDYVPARSSSASRSRLSRTSSSREEEVREEEVGHEEEEIADVHPEHDEDDAQDAGEEDYPGGPSDTSMLIFYHDHVARRVWDCEERTTINSVNHARKIFDLFKPRAQWFNDIVVGSRLGGLCMTRYSIINHDMQGAFAGNNFLVTSDMHIRNY